A segment of the Hippocampus zosterae strain Florida unplaced genomic scaffold, ASM2543408v3 HiC_scaffold_213, whole genome shotgun sequence genome:
cccaaccccaaccccaaccccaaccccaaccccaaccccaaccccaacccccaaccccaaccccaaccccaaccccaaccccaaccccaaccccaaccccaaccccaacccccaaccccaaccccaaccccaaccccaaccccaaccccaaccccaaccccaaccccaaccccaaccccaacccctttcaaaaaagaaaattgattttttaaccATAAAAAATGAACATAAATATGAATCTTCATTTATCTTTTTAAATCGATCAAACATCCTTCATCAATATTattaaatgaaatattaataaaaaacaATGTTTCTTTTCGGCTCCTACCAGCCATACCAATTTTCTTGGATTCGGTGAACATCAGCTCCGAGGCCTATTTCAAGTCAACGGCCATCCCGAGCAGTATTGTGTGATGTGGTATGATGGTCAGGGGTAGATTGCATTTAACAGAAGGTAGTTTTTCGCTAATCAGTAACTCGTTAATTTGAGCTAGCCAATTAAAACTCCAGTGCGTTGCCCTTCGAGTATAAATGTTAACTTTCTCGCTCTCCTCAGTCAGTTTCAAAGAAGAATTACCTTGGGCCCTCGATGTATGGCAGCCACGTTCTCCGCCTTTCCTGCGAGATAAGCGAAAATCCTTTGGTTGAAATTGGGTCTTGTTCCTTAGACGTGAGTTGTTATCAGTAATCAATCATGATGACATAACCAGCTGTAGTACTGGCATAAGTGATTGATTGTTGTAGGGATGCATCATGAGGAGCAGCCTGCTCGCAACGGCAAAAACACATTCATCAAGAAGATCGAGCACCTGTCTTCCGAAAAGCTTGACTCTCTCTTGAGCGTGGATGAGGCAGGGCTGCCTGACCGTGATCcccgccttgaaaaaaaatcgcatCTCTGCCAAAAAGGCTCGCGAGCGTAAGAAGATCTATATCGATCTGCTGGAGCGGCGCTTCAAGTAAAACCAGCGCCTCCTCGAGGAAAGTCAGGAGGCACAAAGCGAGGTCTAGCGCACCCTCGCGATTGCAATGTCTTGTTCCTCAGAAAAGGGCGAGCAGGCCAGCCGCCAGGCCAACATCCTCCACACTCTCCACTCGGTGGTCTCCTCCCAGCGTGCCACCGAGATCGAGACTGAGTCCGTGATCGACTCTTTCTTGCGGCGGTATGGACCCTCCAGCACTGAGCGCATCAAGAAGTCTCGGTGTCTGCTCAATCGCCTCCGGTGGGCCATGGTACCTGACTACGCTGAAAGAATGGCTGCCGTGCACCCTGAGCTCGGGAAGACCTGGATACGCTGAGGCGTAGGGAGGCCGAGCTGTAGAGCCTGCAAAACCGCTGGGAATCGCTGGCTGAGCGTGCGAGCGACCAGATCCGGCTGATTCGAAGAAAGCTACCGACCAGCAAGATGGCACAACTGCTGCTCTTTCTCACGATGAACCTGCCTTCCGCGGACAGCGCAGTCAGCAGTCCCCACTGCCTCAAGTCGCTCGAAGTGGCTGAAGACTACCAGGCCCTGATGCATGAGCAGCTCAATACCAGCTTTCGAGAGCCGAGAATTTCGCATTGGGGCCGTGGACAGGCTCGGCCTTGAACCGCCCGCTGGCCGATACTTCTTGATGGGCTCGATTGACCCGACTCGCTCGAGGAAGCAGGCAGGTGTTAGAACTGGATTAGTTGGCCCGGGAAAAGAAGCTCCTCGTAGATAGTCAAAAAGTCCCACACCAAGATATCGGCCAGAGTGAAGCCTCCCGCGAGCCATTCCCCTTGTCCGAGCAGGCCGTCGAACTTCCGTAGCTTAATGTCAAGGCTGTTCTTCAACAGCTGCTTGTCTTCACCCAAATACACGAACTGAATGTACTCGCGGTACAGATCCTCGTACAGGCCCTTGGCGGCGTGAAAAGCCATGGACTGCTACCCAGCAGAATCCGGCCGCCCGCCCTTCAGCGCCAGGTAGGTCATGATGGCCGAACTCTCGAAGACGTATTTGTCGCCGTCCCGCAAGTAAGGGAGGTTGGCGAGGGGGTGGGAGGCCGCCAGGACGGGCTTGGCCTGTTCGAACCAGGCCTCGGGGTTGGTGTAGTAGTGGTTCTGGTAGTCCATGCCCAGATACTCGAGCAGTAGTCGCACGCGCTCAGCCAGGCCCCTGATCGGCCAATACCCCAGAATCATAATGTGCCTGCCGACCCAGCAGCCTCCGCCTCACCCTTCCCTGCCGGCCTATGGCACCCAGCTGAAGATCGTGGTGGCCGGACTGCTCGTGTTGACGGCCCTCGAGCTAGTGATTTCCTTCTTCAGCGGGCTGATCAGCAAGATCATCATGGCCCTGCTCTGCTGGCTGGGGTGGACGAGCTACTCCCACCTCTACGTGCTCATCGCGTTCATCCTGTCAGCCTACAGCTGGCTGACCATGCTTTCGCTATGCTGCAACATGGGTTGGGGACTGGCTTTCCATAAGACCAGTCTCCGGCTCTGGCAGGATTACTACGCCTTGGCGCTGGTGTGCTCTGAGGTTGTGGCCTATACCGTGCTGTTTTTTGTGCTGCACGGGGTCTACAAAAATTTCAAGGCCCACGCGGCGCCGGGGTACGCCAGATTCGGGCAGGATGGGGCTGAGAACAACCTGGGGAACAACAACGACAGGGGCAACAATTTCGAGGCCTTCCAGGGTCAGGGAGTGCGGATGATTGACTGATTCACTCTTGCCCTGCGGTTTTACGGTTAATCTCTTCTTGCGACTCAAGGAACTCCACCGCCTCGACCTGCCGCAATTCGCTCACCTCGATGCGCTTCTCGACCTGCCGGGGGAAGTCTCGCGCCAGCATGTAGCTGGCGAACACCAGCAGGAGCAAGCTAAGCACCAGGAGTCCGATGGTCAGCCCCTTGACTAGCGAGTCGCGGGCCAGTCCGGCAGCCAGGATGATGATGAAGGCGACGGAGATGCTGAGGAGCAGGAGCTCGATCAGCAAGAAGGGGAAGATCCGCTCCCACAAGTCTACCGAGTAGCACGGGTAGCAATGCTCACTCTTCTCGATGGTATAACGGTAGGGCGTCAGACAGATTTCGCAGGCAGGCTAGCGCTTCTGCCGGAGCTGCACCTGGATGGACTTGGCCAGGCAGTCGGAATGGATCAGTGCCAAGAAATTCAGGCAATGGCAGTATTGCTTCACCTCCTCTACCTCCACCTCCAGCAGGCACACCCTGCACTCTCGCATTAAAGAATGATGTCACTCTTGCTCCTCCACGAACTCCTGCAGCGCCTGCCGCACCTCCTCGGGGTAGTGCCTCGCGAAGGGCAGGTTACCAGCCTGAGCCATCTCCGCCAGCGCCTGCCGCCGGCTCTCCAGCAGCCTTGTTCGCTCCGCCTTAAGAGCTGCCATACCTGGTCACGGACCCACGCGAGTTGAGATGGTGAACCAATTGAGTCTgagtcatccgcgagaagaggCCCGGCGCCAGCATAACCCGGTGCTCTGGTGAGGGCCTGACTGCGCTCGCGAGGAGGCAGCACTGGCTGCTTCTCGAGCAGGAGCTGGTAGGCCTCGCGGAGACCGGCGAGTTCGAGGGTGGCCGCGTCGAGGGCGGCGTGGTTGTCCTGGAAGGCCAGCTGAAGGGCGAGGGCCTGCTGCAGTTCCTGGGGCAATTAGGCCATCGATAATTTGTTGATGACCAAGCGGACCAAGAAAGTGGGGATCACAGGCAAGTTCGGAACCAGGTACGGCTCGTCCCTGCGGAAGATCATCAAGAAGTTCGAGCACAAGCAGCGGGCCAAGTACTGCTGCCCCCGCTGCGGGAAGACTGCCATCAAGAGGACCGCGGTGGGGATCTGGCGGTGCAAGAGCTGCATGACCACGTTCGCAGGCGGGGCCTGGGAACTGTCGACGACGCTGGCGGTGACGGCCAAGACCACGATGAACCGACTGCGCAGGCTTCGGGAGGAGGCGGCCGAGGCGCAGAACAAGGAGGTGCAGCCGAAGGAGGCCAAGAGGgccaagaaggagaagaaatgaTCTCATGGATCAGGCGGTGGTCAGGTCGTCGTTGAAGTACAGGTAGATCGCCGGGATGTACTGCTCGCCCTCCGGCACCCCCAGCTCCTCGTACTCCCGCTCTTCGTCCTTTATCCCGTTCTCCGTCAGCGTCTTCCCCATGTCCAGCTCCCGTCCGTGCCGCTTCCATGTGTAGCTCTTCGCGTGCGAGTTTATCGCCTCGTACCGCGTCAGGATCTCGTCGATCCGCTCCTCCTCTGGCACCTCCAGGCACGCCTCCTGCTCCGTTAGCACGTTCACGATCCGCACCCACCGCGACTTCTAGGTCAGCAGTCCCACTGACAGCTCGTGCTTCAGCCACCATGGTGTGAACAGTGGATCTTGCTCAGCAGGGGTTCGCTGCAGATGGAGGAAACGGCCTTGCGGAGTGTAGTAGGCCAAGGCCCCCGAAGCAGGGCTGACGCAGGTACGGGGCTGCTTGGTCTTGGAGTCGAACCAGCCCGAAATGTCAGTGCCGGCGGCCTCGATGAGGGGCACGACCTCGGCCTCATGGATGTGCTGCTGGACCAGCTCGGTCAGGTCGTAGACCCGCCCGAAGAAGGAGACCCACAGGTCGTTGGCAGTGTTGTGGAGCTGCACCTCGCTGCGGTTGTAGTAGCGGCGGCGAGGCGAGGGAGCAGGCAGGTATTTGTGCAGCTCAGCCATTAATCTGATGTCAAAGTATGTCCTTCTCCTCCAGGAAGGCCAGCCACAACGGCCGCTTCAGCACCGACAGCACGTCCGGTTGCGCCATCCCGATCACCAGCCGGCCCGCCAGCCGCGCAGGTGTATGGTCCGGCCGCACTGTGCTCAGTACGCTCTTGAAGTCGTTCGACAGGAAGAAGTGGCAGGTGGTCCCCGCACGACTGTACCGTCCGGTCTTGCTGAACAGGGGTAGCTGCAGCCCGTTCTCCAGTTCGGACTCGGACCCGATCGAGAGGATCGTCTCGCTGGCCTCTTCCAGGGTGGTCAGGTCCCGGGCCTCGAACACAAACAGCGTGTAGCCCTCCTCGTCGGTGGGAATCAGGTAGATCGGCGCTCGGTGAGTGCTGGAAAGGGCCTCTTTGAGAGGGTTGGTGGGGTCGGAGTGGAGAAGCAGCTGCCTGCTACGCCCCTCTACCAGGAAGCTGTAGTTGGTCCAGTTGAAGGACAGGCTCAGGATCGAGGCGTGGCACTCTTCTGCGAAGGAGTCGATCACCCCCAGCTTGATGGAGTGTTCGTTGGCCATCTGGATCAACTCATTCTCGTTTGAGAACTGGCAGGTCCGCGCCCCCTGGAAGCGCAGTTCCTGGAACTGCCGGACTGCCTCTGCCTCAGGCTCCAGACTGCTTAGCAGACTCAGCTCCCCTACCCGCGAGCAGTAAGCCTCAGGCTGGCGATCCTCCTGAATGCCTGGCCTGGAAAGCAGCACGCTCTGGACCTGCAGGTGGCTCACCGGCACGGGGGCCATCAGCTCGCTAGGCCGGTGGATCGTGAACACTGTGGAGCGGTGACCGGTGCTGCGGTTGTTGTTGACGAGTTTCCAGCGGAACCCGGCCTGCCGGAACTGCTACTCGACGGCCTTGTTGATGGCCAGTCCGGATTCGGTCTGCTCGTGGCGGAGACTGACCCGCACCTCGTTGGCAATGTCCTCGGCCCAGAGGAAGGCCACAATTTCCTCGATGAGGGGCTTGAGGGACTCGACGGGCAGGCTGCCCAGGACCTTGAGCAGGGTGATCCGCCGCTGCAGGGTGTTCTTCTCGACTCCCAGTAGAAGGTGGGTTCCGTCGATAAGGAACACGCCCTTCTCGCAGTACTGCTTTAGGGTCGGCATGGCCAGTGCGTAGGCGAGTTCGGGAGTGGTCCTCTCCTCCTGGTCGTCCAGCCAGGGCTGCAGCTCGCTATCGGAAAATGCGACGCGCCGGGGACCCAGCTGGGTTTCGGTGCGATTGCGCTCGATGATGTCATCGATGTCCTTCAGCCTGCCCTTGAGGCCCTTCTTCTTGGGCGAGCGGTGCTCGACCTTGCGCTCTTATTCGAGCATGCTGGCACAGAATTTCTGTAGCTTGGATAGACTTTTGTTGAGTCCCTCGGGGCCGAGCAGGGGATCGCGAGGCTGGGCAAAGAGGCGGGCCGCACATGGTAGCTTCCCCAGAAACGCGGTGTCCTGCTGCATTTTCAGCAGGTAGTTCTGGCCCTACCGGTAGTTGAAAAACGGCCCGCGAGGCTACTTGTAAAGCATCCGACATAGCTTGCGCCAGGCCATCACCTTCTCCACCACCTCGATGGAGATCTTCTTCAGATGGACGATCTTCTCGTTAAGCAGCTCGGGGTCGGGGGGCTCGCGGGCGGCCAGAGCGCGCAGTTCGGCCAGACAGGCTTCGCGGGTGTCCACGTCGTCGAGTGTCAGTTGGATGATCGAACGCCCCTTTTCCAGATCGTTGGACTCGACCTCGATCCAGTCCAGCACTGCCTGAAAGTCCGTGGATGTTAGGCACTGTTGGGCCATCAGGTCTGCGTGGAAGGCGGGGATGGAGTGCCGCTCCCAGAGCAGACGCAGGTTGGCGAGGGCGGTCTTGATGGCCTCGCGGTACATTTCGTTGACCTGGATCCGGCCGCCATGGCGCGCCTCCTTCTTCTTTTCGAGGGAGGCGCCGTAGGGCTTGTCGCGGGGCTTGGTTTTGCCGCGGCTGGTGTCGTCGATGTGGTGGCGGTCGTTCCAGCCCTCCTCTCGGCGGCGGAGGTCGGCGACGTGGTGGCGCTTGACCTTGTTGTTCAATTTCTTCATGTCGTACATTATTTGGCGTTATAGCCCCGCATCATATGGCTGAACTCGCACTCGACGCGCTCCTCGAGGCCGACCTCCGCGTCCGCCTCCTCCTgccccccgaccccgaccccgtcCTCGCTGCAgggcccctcccctccctcgccTACCTGGCCGGCCAATCCCCCAACCAGCTACTCCGGAGTTGCCACACCGCCCTGCTGTGCCTGCAGGAGGCAGGCGAGCTGCCGCCCGCGCTGGCGGGGCTGGTGGAGAACGAGTTGGTGGAGCAGGTGCTGCTGCACCCCGAGTTGAAGGGGTTCGAGAAGTACTACATGATGTTGGTGAGCCTAGTGCTGCGCCGCAGTGTCAAGGTCTACTTCCTGGAGTCGGGGCAGAGCATGCTCCTGTCCTACGTGTACAACTTCGGCTTCGAAAAGGGGCTGGAGCTGGCTGTGGGGAGCCGGGGTTACAGTCCCGTCATGCTGGAGACAGAGGGCGCTTGCCACCGCAAGGTGCTGGACTTGGTGCAGCAGGTCAGCCGCCCACAGTCGCCCCTCAGCGAATTTGGTTACAAGCAGCGGCACAAGAAGTCCATGTCCGACAACTCGATGTTGACGGCCTTTGGCTGCGAACGAGGCCTCTTCCTGAAGATGCCCAGCGAGGCGGGACCCCAGCTAACCGACGACGAAGAGGACGAGGCGCATGCGCAGGTGAGCGAGTCGATCCGGCTGATCGAAGAGGCGACTCCCGAGCACGGGGCGAAGGAcgagccgctgctgctgctgccggcgCTGTCGCTGGGGGAGCGACGGTGCACCGGCCGACTGAAATTCTTCGACGAGGGCAAGAACTACGGGTTCATCGTGATGGACGAAGACGGCTCGGACATCTTCGTGCACTTCGACGACATCCTTCGGGCAGGCATCTCGAAGGAAGTGCTCCGGGGGGCCAAGACGGGCCAGCTGGTGCGGCTGGAGTACGGCTGCATGAGCTACGTGGGCAAGTACAAGGAGAGCAGGAAGGCGGTCGACCTGCGGCTGCTCGACTCTTACTGACAGCGATCCATCTCGATCACGGTCACAGGAATGTCCGCCCCACCACCAGGCCCTCGGTGGTCTCGCCCACCAGCTCCACGAAGATCTCCTCCGCCAGTTCGAGCATGAAGCCCGTCCGCTCCTCCTCGAAGAAGTGCCAGGCCGGGTCCTCCTCCCGCAGTTCCTCGCGCTCGACTTTGGCCAGGCGGTCTTCCCGGACCTTGTTAAGGAGGGGGTTTTCGGTGCATGTGTGGGAGAGCAGGTCGTCCATGGAAGAGGCGCGGAAGGGCTTGGGCGGGCGGGGGGCGGAGTCGGGGTAGTGGAGCGCACAGAGGGCAGAAGCCCACTGCATAACTCGGTGTTTGCTCTTCTCAAAGACTTCCTCCAGATTATGTTCCTCGATGAAGAAGAAGGTGAGGGCTCGGTCTCCCACGGTCCAGTGGTACGGTGAGCCCCCGATCGAGTAGTACGGCCGGAAGTACCGCACCGCCAGGTTGAACGCATCAAACAGTGCCCGGCCATGTGCCAACTCGAACTCGCTCGGCGCCTCCTCGTAGAGCTGCTGCCCCAGCTCGTGAAACACCTCGAGCGGGATGGTGTTGCGCAGCCCCTCGTCCTCGGGCTGGTCGGGCAGACTCTCCGCATAGCCGTGGATGATGCGCAGACGCTCCTCGAGGGGGTAGCCGTAGGGGTTGTTGAGCTGGTTGAGGAACATGTCCTTGTAGTAGCTGAACAGGAAGTTGGAGAGGTTGGTGAGGTAGACGCTGATCAGGTGCAGGCTGGTCATGATCGCCTGGTTCTACCCTGTGAAGCCCTTCGGCTGGGTCAGCTGCCCGTAGATGCGCCTGTCGATCGCCTCCTTTATCTGCCGCTTGCGCATCTCTCGCTCCATGAGCATGAGGATCACCGAGCTTGACTCGTCGTCCTCTTCGGCTGCAGAGGGGATGACCTCCGGCTCCTCCTCCACACCGATGCTCTCCATCAGCGAGTCCAGCAGCTCCTTAGAGGAGCCGGCCTCCTGGGCGAGGCGCAAGTCGCGCTTGGTGCGCTGGAGCATCTGCTGGGCGCGGACGAAGTTGCTGCTGAGCAACTCGCGCATGCGGGCGACCTCCCCTCGCTCCTGCTCGACCCACTTCTTGAGCCCGCCCATCTTGCGGTTGAACTCGATCAGAGTCAGCTTGCCCGAGGACAACAGTGTCTTGAGGATCTTCTCGTGGGCCGCGAAGAGCATCTCCATCGCGTTCTGTCGCACGCCCATTATGTTCTCTGCGTCCCGGCATTCCTCCTCCTGCGGTTCCAGCCCGTCCCGCGTCGAGTAGTCCTCCTTCTTCTTGCGGCATAGCTGCTCGATTTGCTCGGCTATGGCCCGCTTGTTGCCGGCCTCCTTCTCGCTCGAGAGCTGCTAGATCAGTGAGATGGCTGCCCTCCACTCTCCCGAAAtggactcctcctcctccctgcgAGGCTCCAGCTCTGCCAGCGCCTGCTTCAGCTCGCCCAGCTTGGAGTCGATGTCCAAAGGGACCTCCTCCGGCGGAGGCTGAGCGAAGGCAAGCACATCCGAGTTGGTGCACTCGGAGGGCAGACTCTGGCTTTCAGCGAGACTGCTTTCCTCCTCGCAGTCCGGGGGCTGGTCAGTCGCAGGCCCGGGGTTGAGGTCGGGCAGCCTAGCCTGCTCGAGGCCCTTCTTGATGGCCTCGTTCTGGAGGAACCGCTGTCCCTGCTTTTCGTGGATGCGAGCATTGATGTTCTTCCGGAACTTGCTCTTCTGCCAGGCCTTCTGGATACGGTTCACGTTCTCAACTAGGTAGTCGAACTCTTCCTGCGTCATCTACTCGTCCCCCGCCCCCGGCTCGGGCAGGTGTTGCCCCACCTCCGCCTCCAGTGCCTGCAGCAACTCGCTGGTCAGTTCGCGGAAGGGCGTCGGCCCGTCAACAAAGTAGTATGCTTTGGGCTTCTGCTCCGGCAGCTTCTTGCGAACGGGAGTGTCAGTTAGGTGACTTTCGAAGGTGCGACTTGCCTCGTTCAGTCGAACGGTCTCATGCGGACGGGAAATTTCGAGGGTGCGGCTTGGCTAATGAGGGCGGAGGCGGGGCTGGCTCTGCTGTTTGCGCAGCCTGGGTTCTTTGCGGGACTTGGACTTGGGGAGGCTAGGCTTGGGGCTTTTGGGCCTGCCAGTGCTCCGGCCCTTGGACTTAGGCCGGTCCTTGGTGATGTGCGTGATCTTGATGTCGCAAGAGATCTTACTTTCCTTTTCCTTGTCCTTCTTGATGGGCTTCTTCTTGAGCTTCTTCTTTTTGGGCTGGGGGTGGTCCAGATAGAACACCTGGTCCTGGTCCTGCATCTGGTACTCGAACTTGAACGCGCCCTGGTGGGTGTGCGGCTTGGTCTCCAGCGAGGTGCTGATGTTGTAGTTGATCTTCTTGCCCGGCCTTGTATCTATCATTTATTTATCACACTCTCTCCTCCAATAAACCTACGCCCTATTTATTCGGCTCCCCTCCCTGCCCACGCATTCTGCCGTGACCACCGCCTCAGTCCTGCTCCCTCCACCTTCTATACTTCTCATATGGTCCTTTTCAAACAGTATTCATTAATTTGATTTGTAGAGTTGCCAAGGGATATGAGTCAGTTGGCTGCAGTTTCATTTATATTCGGTGATCAAACTAACTTTAATAAACATGAGTATTGGATAAAAAAGTAGCCTCTACACCAGGGCCTCCATGGCCTCGATCGTTTCCACCTGCAGCTCAGCCCTACATGCCTTGCAGGCCACCCTATCGGAGGAGGACCTGGCCCGGGCCTGGAACGCCTGCGGGGCAGAAATTGCGGAGCAATTAAGACTGGGCAAATCCATAAGATTGAAAGGCCTAGGGACTTTTACGTTTGCCCGGCCGGGATACAGTCACGAAGGCATGACCGCGGCCATCTCTCACACTCCCGATCGAGAACTCGCCTTCGTCCTTTCAAACAAATTTTGTCCAGAACTAAGGCTCAAGCCAGGCTTATTTCGAGGGAACAAAATCGTACCTCTGGCGACCTCCCTTGACCACCGACTCCAGGAAGTCGATTGCAACAAGGTCGCCTGCGCTCGGCGGGCCAGCATGGAGGTGGGCGCTTTTAAGGTGGCGATCAGCAGGATCGCGGGGCAGCTGGCTAAGGACGCTAGAGAAGGCAACGAAATTGCTATGTTCATGCCAGCTGTGGGGACGTTATGCCTGTCTAACTCGGTGATGGCAGTTCAGTTTCTTGATTATCTGCGCGGCGCCACCAAGAACATCCATAAAGTAGCTTTCAGAGACCGGTTATCGCGACTGCGTAAAAACATCCTTCCCGAATCTGAGAGAGTAATGCCTGTCCTGCCGAAGGTCAAGAGCCAGCCTGCCCTGAAGCTGGAGAGTAGTGGGCCTGCGAGCCTTGAGGAGGACGCGGAGCAGGAGATGATCTCGCAGGAAGAGAGGCTGGCCATGGTCAATGAGCGGTTGAGCCCCTCAATCGAAATAAAAAGGCCTAGCCCAGAAATGCGCTATGTGGTCAAGAAAATATTGTACTACATGCGGGCCAACAATCAGACCCCCTCCAGGACTTGGGCCCTCATCATGGCCAAGACCTTCGGGCCGGACCCTCCCGAGTCCCCCCGAATTTCTTGCAAACAGTTTTCTGCCGCCCTCCAGAAGATCCGACTCTACGAAGTAACTGAGCCCGAGCAGAAAAGATTATTTGAGATCCTCGACAAGAACAAGGACGGGCTTATTTCCGAGGAGGACTGGCAACTAACCTTCGTGGAAGACCGGTCTTCCTTTGAGTACCTGCTCACCCTCATGGACAGCGTCAGCCTCAGGGACCTTCTCTCTTTCAAAGATCGCCTTGGCGTCAGCCGCAAGGCCCAGTCAGTCTCTAGTCTGTAGTTGGAGCGGCTGCTCAAGAGATTTGACCCTTGGATTTCCGATAACGAGGCGAAGAGAGTGACAGCCCAATTGGTGCGGGGGCAAGAGACAGTCTCTCCAGACCAGCTCTTTGCCAGGCTTACTGGCAAAGACTCCGAAGACTGTGCCTTCCTTTAGACCGTAAAGCAGGCGATATCCTCCAAGTTCAGTGAGCGCGAGGTGGAGCAGATCTTCGCCAAAGACGACTTCGACCACTCAGGATTGCTGGACCCAGTGGTCTTCATGGACTCCTTAAACAAGATGGGCCTGAACCTGGACAAGCAAGCGCTGCTGAGGGTCAGCAAGCTGGTGCCGAGGGATATCTCCACCGGACTGGTGAGACACGAAATGTTCTTGCGGTACCTGTTCTCAAAGAAAGAGGCGTTCGAGAGCAGGCGCAGCGAAGAGGCGGTGGTGGGCTCGCTGAAAGAACTGGCCCGGCAGCACAACATCCCGTACCAGGAAATCTACAATCTGTTGGGGATGTAAGAGAAAATCAACTTCCTGCGGGTCGAGGAATTGTCGCAAATCATCCTCAAGAAGCTCAGCAAGGCGAAAGGCCCCGAAGAGATGCTGGTCCGCAGCCTACCACCTGAGGAGGTGCTGGCCACCGTCGCGCGAATGGACATTGATGGGGACGGTCTGATCAGCAGGGACGACCTCGCCTTCTACCTGTCCCGTTCAGAGCTGAGGGCCAACGTTAGGCACCCCTTGGGCCGGTTCCACCTGTTTCCCGAGTCACCGGAGCTATGCGACGAGGACATCTGGAGAGCCATCTAGGAGATTCAGGCAAAGCTGTAGCTTTACCACAAGAGCCCAGCGACCTTCGTCAAGGAGCTGGACCTGAGCAGCAACGGGTTCATAAACTACTAGTAATTCAAGAAGGGCGTCAGCTGCATTTCCATGAAGTTCCCTCAGAAGGTCATCGAGGCTGTCTTCGCCTACTTGGACGACACCCGGCTAGGCTTCATCTCTGCCGACCGCATGGTCGAGGTGCTGTCCAGACACCGGCTCAAGGCGGACTCTCGCGTCAGGGACAGCTTCGAGTGGCAGAGCGGGCTCCTGCTAAAACTGAAGGAGTACATCGCCAAAAATGCGATCAGCCACCAAACAGCCTTCTCCAAAATCAATTCCGCCGCAAACGGTTCCATAACTGAGAGGGAACTGGTCGACTTCTTTGTACAGGAGCTGATGATCCCTGCCGAGGAATTCGACTCGGTACGGGTCAGCAGGCTGCTGAAGATATTCGACAGTGAGAAGCGCAACTTCGGGCGGGTCAGCCTAGCGGACTTCATCCGGACACTACAGCAGACGGACCGGGCCAGCGACTGGGTGCGTAACTGTTTGCAGCAGATTGGCCAGCACGTCCTCACCCGTTACGGGTCCCTGCCCACTGCCTTTGAGAAGATGTCGAGGCTGTCAGAAAGGGTCAGCAAGGCCCGCCTACTGTAATGGATTCGAGAGGACCTGGTTCTGACAGGTTTCAACCTGAGCGAGGACATGGAGCAAGAACTTTTCGCGACTTTCGACAAGCACCGCAAGGGGTATTTGGTCGAGACTGACTTTTGTTAGGTACTGAAGGACCACACTCGTGAGGAGCGGGTCCTTCTGGAGAAGGTCTAAAACGAGCTTTACAGGGCCATCCCCACGAGGGAAAAAATGTGGCAGTTCTTCGCAGGGCCAGGGCGGGACAGGCTCTCCAAGGCAGGTTTCCTCAAGGCCTGCAGGGAGGTCGGAGTTAGGGTCCCAGACTCGGACCTTTCCTCGTTTTGGGACATCTCCACGAACAATGCAGATAAAATATCTAAAGGCGAGCTTTCGAGCAAGATATTTAGGCACACTGACGAGGAGTCCGTGAGCAAACAGGAGTTCCGGACGGTGCTGGACTCGGTGAGAGGCAAGTTGAAGAGTGTCTGGAGCGAGTTCAGGGGCAGGGTCGAGGGGCAAGCTGCGGAGGGACTGCTGCGGGTGGCCGATGTCAAAAAC
Coding sequences within it:
- the LOC127594559 gene encoding 60S ribosomal protein L37a-like — encoded protein: MTKRTKKVGITGKFGTRYGSSLRKIIKKFEHKQRAKYCCPRCGKTAIKRTAVGIWRCKSCMTTFAGGAWELSTTLAVTAKTTMNRLRRLREEAAEAQNKEVQPKEAKRAKKEKK
- the LOC127594560 gene encoding LOW QUALITY PROTEIN: cytochrome b5 domain-containing protein 1-like (The sequence of the model RefSeq protein was modified relative to this genomic sequence to represent the inferred CDS: substituted 1 base at 1 genomic stop codon); amino-acid sequence: MAELHKYLPAPSPRRRYYNRSEVQLHNTANDLWVSFFGRVYDLTELVQQHIHEAEVVPLIEAAGTDISGWFDSKTKQPRTCVSPASGALAYYTPQGRFLHLQRTPAEQDPLFTPWWLKHELSVGLLTXKSRWVRIVNVLTEQEACLEVPEEERIDEILTRYEAINSHAKSYTWKRHGRELDMGKTLTENGIKDEEREYEELGVPEGEQYIPAIYLYFNDDLTTA